In Pseudomonas sp. ADAK18, a single window of DNA contains:
- a CDS encoding polymorphic toxin type 50 domain-containing protein yields MVDFGKNIGVDGTSGLATRYGTIHSGKSGAHIVPTNPTTVGAKP; encoded by the coding sequence ATAGTTGATTTCGGCAAAAATATTGGTGTTGATGGCACATCGGGCTTGGCGACAAGATACGGAACAATACATTCAGGCAAAAGCGGAGCGCATATTGTTCCAACAAATCCTACTACTGTCGGAGCGAAACCATGA
- a CDS encoding filamentous hemagglutinin N-terminal domain-containing protein, whose protein sequence is MDVRQFAFLARQPSSALKSRESFWGLPKRGLALILANALFWQPLLAQADGIVVSAPGTTVGQAGNGVPVVNIATPNGSGLSHNQFKDYNVGANGVILNNGGGPTQNTQLGGIILGNPNLKGGSANIILNEVNGGSPSQLRGYTEVAGQSAKVIVANPYGISCNGCGFINTPNVTLTTGKPILDNGRLDRYQVDGGAVTIDGQGLNASNVDRFEIITRSAKINAQINARNLTVIAGRNDVNAQTLNATARADDGSAKPELAIDSSALGGMYAGAIKLVGTEAGVGVKLDGTLAASGGDIQLDANGRLSMANAKASEAVVVKAGQLDATGAVYAGTRIDVQTTAGLSNQQSLAARDSITLTSSGQVINNGIIEAGVNGDESRNANGDVSLSAATLKNTKSVVASRNLTVVTAQTLDNQGGTLSGAKAVVNAGQIDNRGGRVLGTDSLKVSATGLDNRTNGLLHSDNNADVTVTAALDNQNGRVIGLKDLTLNAGQLTNDNGLVASQEQARVTAGQLSNRAGEISASQTTVTATTLDNRSGKLLGSNLNVTASGAIDNRLGIFSATSLLTVQSASLDNSDKGSIASQGNLTATIAGLLDNHNEGNLISQGAQQVSVGQLNNAQAGLVSSKTTLALHGDTLANQGGLVIADGALTLTGGSVDNSQKGVISSKADTRVELTSLNNSSGGQLSSDGRLTLNASQLENGAGRISAKGDLQATVGVLNQQAGELVSEGALSLTGTSVDNRNGGLIAATNGVGLRSQAVLNQQGEISSQAKVLLVADQLNNNAGKVIGDSGLTLTVQRLLNQSKGLLAGHESLVLNGGQLDNSLGGRITSQKDLNINLTGDLLNQGQGTLLSEGTLTVNAGTLDNSQGGILSAANALSITTQGQLNNQAGKLLADGTATLVSAALNNSQGGVISAKQQVDVRSAGLDNSQQGSISSDAGITLNAGQLDNSQQGSIFAKSTVKATLTGLDQHDRGELVSNTSIELDLSHGQLINRDHGLIATPGQLLLNNLGSVDNSQGGEISSTQSFLLAADALNNRGGKVISGDSLQVRVAKALDNSVEGVLSAKNFLQVDADSLDNQAGGALASRGALDLKVTGVLDNHNQGLISAATALTATSGSLNNSDKGRLSAGTLQTLNTGALDNRQGGQLVSDGSLTVTAADVDNRSGVIGSQQALNLTVANLDNGAGLINSQSDLTLVGQRVDSSLDGEISSKGDLKLTVQKLIQRQGRLIGERAVTLDLQGGDLDNSAGLISAKGPLTFAHLANLTNREQGEISSQTAFTVAAKRIDNGDRGVILSADQLRLEADAVVNADKGLISGWNGLTVVGGSLDNSAEGTLSSKSGTLQTTLTGALDNHAAGALVSQGKQTISAASLNNDQGIISGQADVSLTVAGRLDNSNNGLISAGQHLDFNNAQSEILNRGGQISAANITLIGRSLDNSAGQLISQGALEGTLSGALINANNARLASGAALLLNASNLDNRGGQLVSQDRLDLTLANGDLDNRDKGTLASQKDLVIKLLAGDINNQQDGLIFSQKGKLDLAARALNNQKGTLQSQTDNLLRLSGALNNQGGRVDSLSGNLDLETASVVNTAGGVLNSSKGWIKLVTGLFNNGGGITQAQSLDINAKGGLLNQLGHLSALGGENRIVTTTFDNQGGGVYADTLLKVTAKDFDNQGTAADNGGKVGARSIDFGLTGTLSNGYGLIESDDALRFTAQTISNVGGTLRAMGRTGSTNVSTLGLFDNRFGVLESANENLNLQAGSLDNNGGRIVHTGTGTFDLTSDQVTRAGGSFITNGQLDIKAAKWTNSSVIQAGRLNLDIGEFTQTASGQLLGAQSLTGIGDTWTNDGLLASDGTLNLKLTGGYSGNGRVSSLGDMTLTAANMDLGENARIAGGALTKINSTNLLNNRGRLTSIGDLTVNATTLNNYGTLGGAEKVRLNATHLLNDKGLIFSGNDMTLRVNDFSNRYGDVYSLGGLDIARDDASGRSALIENVSGTLESTGNMRLLADTLSNRRDQFSTEMKLVSGNFDTYYDDFCDGKGCEVHFRSVERYEDVVTGSSPTAFISSGADLTVAAQTVDNLYSSISAAGNILINTGVLNNTGAAGGEDRHFDSSFYTRNDSVYNTFISRRDQFNLYNNPNSADYRPGEMTIAKLRDGIGNFYEDSSYVVPTAGSVIAPAVIQAAGSVTVNATQEINNSVIRPNATDINTPAQNRNTNSDVFASTVKPAITAQLPSDLAQRQVNPVTLPGFSLPTSQNGLFRLSGQAAKGGAAGKAATGTGDFTVSGRVITAAEREKTLDYSAVQERGFSLDGQPVSGAVNGQGPLVLDSRAPSVTRVQGLPEIAPVDNSHKYLIETNPALTDLKQFMSSDYLLGKLGYNPDDSWKRLGDGLYEQRLIREAVVARTGQRYIDGIASDDALFRYLMDNAISYKDSLNLQLGVSLTAEQVAALTHDIVWMEEAEVNGQKVLTPVLYLAQANNRLAPNGALIQGQDVSLITGGDLHNSGTLRATNNLSMVAGNIDNSGLMQAGNRLEMLATDSIRNSRGGIVTGRDISATALTGDIINERTVTTFKREGEQFQLRDDVVSDASRFEATDTLKLSAGRDVLSVGSHLKAGGNASVTAGRDVVIASQTEEDSAAYQRRRVTSTEQTLLQHGSSVEVGGNLAIDARRDIAVVASTVSAAKDLSVRAGENLTLAAAANEEHDYSKGKKGKTKTTTQLDTVTQQSAELKAGGDLIAIAGTDLTLVASKISAGNEAYVHADNELNLLAAQDSNYSLYDMSKKGGWGSKKTQRDEVTDVKNIGSEIKTGGDLTLESGGDQKYQAAKLESGGDIAIVSGGAVTFEAVKDLRQESHEKSDNNAFWVSSKGKGNTDETLRQTQMIAEGNVVIKAVDGLKIDVRQVDQQTVSQSIDAMVKADPQLAWIKDAEARGDVDWRQVKEIHDSFKYSNSGLGPASQIIIAIVMAAVVGPLAAAAAGGGVGGAVVGAVAANASTNATVSVVNNRGNLGAVFKDVTSSDAMKGYVISGATAGLTEAYFGDWTGTQTNTLTGKVTTPGLLNTWSGVGQFAANQTLQSGTSMLLSKALGQGGSASDALKSALFNTLAAASFNLVGNFTQGELTDGYPPKIIVHAMVGGLLAEATGGDFKTGALAAGVNEAVVVELNKLVKGNENLLTMSSQIVGVLAAAGQTDADAAKLEKGAWVAKNATQYNYLNHDQLKQAAKELRTCKDASCREALLSRYKELSFAQDLEAAAACSASIASCAAYSREVANTMANLDDVYQTLGDGPTQELESLRQSNLGFQEMLATFSAGHTSSAIAEAVQQKWGLSDEQTKVVADNLVLVAAGGVAAIAAKKALAKAFGGAKGPGAVPNLTERGTLTNVFPNDPAIAQRPIRTLVQDSSGRYWLQTPGGSKITPSGSYDFVTMPDGAVRVSRPNVNEAFSTHLGLSGGGDVKYAGSIRFGNNDGPNRGTISQWTNSSGHYKPPASLSSNSGLPENLFSPK, encoded by the coding sequence ATGGATGTTCGCCAATTTGCCTTCCTGGCCCGCCAGCCCTCCTCAGCCCTGAAAAGCCGCGAGTCGTTCTGGGGCCTGCCCAAACGTGGCCTGGCGTTGATCCTGGCCAACGCGCTGTTCTGGCAGCCGCTGCTGGCCCAGGCCGACGGCATCGTCGTCAGCGCACCCGGCACCACCGTCGGTCAGGCAGGTAATGGCGTCCCCGTGGTGAACATCGCCACCCCCAATGGCAGTGGCCTGTCCCACAACCAGTTCAAGGACTACAACGTCGGCGCCAACGGCGTGATCCTCAACAACGGCGGCGGCCCGACCCAAAACACGCAACTGGGTGGCATCATCCTCGGCAACCCGAACCTCAAGGGCGGCTCCGCCAACATTATCCTCAACGAAGTCAACGGCGGTAGCCCCAGCCAACTGCGCGGCTATACCGAAGTGGCGGGCCAGTCGGCCAAGGTCATCGTCGCCAACCCCTACGGCATCAGCTGCAACGGTTGCGGCTTCATCAACACCCCCAACGTCACCCTGACCACCGGTAAACCCATCCTCGATAACGGCCGCCTGGACCGTTACCAGGTCGATGGCGGTGCGGTGACCATCGACGGCCAGGGCCTGAACGCCAGCAACGTCGACCGCTTCGAAATCATCACCCGCTCGGCGAAAATCAACGCGCAGATCAATGCGCGCAACTTGACCGTGATTGCCGGTCGCAACGATGTGAATGCCCAGACCCTGAATGCCACCGCGCGTGCCGATGACGGCAGTGCCAAGCCGGAGCTTGCGATTGACTCGTCGGCGTTGGGCGGGATGTACGCCGGCGCGATCAAGCTGGTGGGCACCGAAGCCGGTGTGGGCGTGAAGCTGGACGGGACGTTGGCGGCCAGTGGTGGGGATATTCAGCTTGATGCCAATGGGCGGTTGAGCATGGCCAATGCCAAGGCCAGCGAAGCGGTGGTGGTCAAGGCGGGTCAGCTTGACGCCACGGGCGCGGTCTATGCCGGTACCCGTATTGACGTACAAACCACTGCAGGTTTGAGCAACCAGCAAAGCCTCGCGGCACGGGACAGCATCACCCTGACCAGCAGCGGGCAGGTCATCAACAACGGGATCATCGAGGCGGGCGTCAACGGTGATGAAAGCCGTAATGCCAACGGCGATGTAAGCCTGTCGGCGGCCACCCTGAAAAATACCAAGAGCGTCGTTGCCAGCCGCAATCTGACGGTGGTCACCGCTCAAACCCTGGATAACCAGGGCGGTACGTTGAGCGGTGCGAAAGCAGTGGTTAACGCAGGCCAAATCGATAACCGTGGCGGTCGCGTCCTCGGCACGGACTCGCTCAAGGTCAGTGCCACTGGCCTGGATAACCGCACGAATGGCTTGCTACACAGTGATAACAACGCTGATGTCACGGTGACGGCTGCGCTGGATAACCAGAACGGTCGAGTGATCGGTCTCAAGGACCTGACGCTCAATGCCGGCCAACTGACCAACGACAACGGTTTAGTGGCCAGCCAGGAGCAGGCCCGCGTAACAGCCGGCCAGTTGAGTAACCGAGCGGGCGAAATCTCCGCCAGCCAAACCACCGTTACCGCCACGACGCTGGATAACCGTTCCGGCAAACTGCTGGGCAGCAACCTCAACGTGACCGCGAGCGGTGCGATTGATAACCGCCTGGGGATTTTCTCCGCCACCAGCCTGCTGACGGTGCAATCTGCAAGCCTGGATAACAGCGATAAAGGCTCCATCGCGAGCCAGGGCAACTTGACCGCGACCATCGCCGGGCTGCTCGACAATCACAATGAAGGCAACCTGATCAGCCAGGGTGCCCAGCAGGTTTCCGTCGGGCAACTGAACAACGCCCAGGCCGGGCTGGTGTCGAGTAAAACGACCCTGGCGCTACACGGCGATACCCTGGCCAACCAGGGCGGTCTAGTGATCGCTGATGGGGCATTGACCCTGACCGGTGGCAGCGTCGATAACAGCCAAAAAGGCGTCATCAGCAGCAAGGCGGATACCCGTGTTGAGCTGACCAGCCTGAACAACAGCAGCGGCGGCCAACTGAGCAGTGATGGTCGGTTGACCCTTAATGCCAGCCAGCTCGAAAACGGCGCCGGTCGAATCAGTGCCAAGGGTGACCTGCAGGCGACTGTCGGCGTACTCAACCAACAAGCGGGTGAGTTAGTCAGCGAAGGTGCACTGAGCCTTACCGGCACCTCGGTGGACAACCGCAACGGCGGTCTCATCGCCGCCACCAACGGCGTGGGCCTGCGCAGCCAGGCCGTCCTCAACCAGCAAGGCGAGATATCCAGCCAGGCCAAAGTGCTGCTGGTGGCCGATCAACTGAACAACAACGCCGGTAAGGTGATTGGTGACAGTGGCTTGACCCTGACGGTGCAACGCCTGCTCAACCAGAGCAAAGGCCTGCTGGCGGGGCACGAGAGCCTCGTGTTGAACGGCGGTCAACTGGATAACAGCTTGGGTGGCCGCATCACCAGCCAAAAAGACCTGAACATCAACCTGACCGGTGACCTGCTCAACCAGGGCCAGGGCACACTGCTCAGTGAAGGTACGTTGACGGTCAATGCCGGCACGCTGGACAACAGCCAGGGCGGCATTCTGTCTGCCGCCAACGCCCTTTCGATCACGACTCAGGGCCAACTGAACAATCAGGCGGGCAAGCTGCTGGCCGATGGCACGGCCACGCTGGTGAGTGCTGCGCTGAACAACAGCCAGGGTGGCGTGATCAGCGCCAAGCAACAGGTTGACGTGCGCAGTGCCGGTCTGGACAACAGCCAGCAAGGCAGCATCAGCAGTGACGCCGGGATCACCCTCAATGCCGGGCAACTGGACAACAGCCAACAAGGTTCGATCTTTGCCAAGTCTACGGTCAAGGCAACCCTGACCGGGCTGGACCAACATGATCGTGGCGAGTTGGTCAGCAATACCAGCATCGAGCTGGACTTGAGCCATGGGCAACTGATCAACCGCGACCACGGTCTGATTGCGACCCCAGGCCAATTGCTGTTGAACAACCTGGGCAGCGTTGACAACAGCCAGGGCGGCGAGATTTCCAGCACGCAATCGTTCCTGTTGGCAGCCGACGCGCTGAACAACCGGGGCGGCAAAGTCATCAGTGGCGACAGCCTTCAGGTACGCGTCGCCAAGGCGCTGGATAACAGCGTCGAAGGTGTATTGTCAGCGAAGAATTTCTTACAGGTGGATGCCGATAGCCTGGACAACCAGGCCGGTGGCGCACTCGCCAGCCGCGGCGCCCTGGACCTGAAGGTCACCGGCGTTCTGGACAACCATAACCAGGGGCTGATTTCCGCTGCTACCGCGCTTACTGCAACCTCCGGCTCATTGAACAACAGCGACAAGGGCCGCCTCTCGGCCGGCACGCTGCAGACTCTCAACACCGGCGCGCTGGATAACCGCCAGGGCGGGCAACTGGTCAGCGATGGCAGCCTGACGGTGACCGCAGCTGATGTGGATAACCGCAGCGGCGTGATTGGCAGCCAGCAAGCCTTGAACCTGACCGTCGCCAACCTCGACAACGGTGCGGGCCTGATTAACAGTCAAAGCGATCTCACCTTGGTGGGCCAGCGCGTGGACTCAAGCCTGGACGGGGAAATTTCGTCCAAGGGCGACTTGAAACTCACCGTCCAGAAGCTGATCCAGCGCCAGGGCCGCTTGATCGGCGAGCGCGCCGTGACCCTCGACCTGCAAGGCGGGGATCTGGACAACAGCGCGGGTTTGATCAGCGCCAAAGGGCCGTTGACCTTCGCCCACCTGGCCAACCTGACCAACCGTGAACAAGGCGAAATCTCCAGCCAGACGGCGTTCACCGTGGCGGCCAAGCGCATCGATAACGGTGATCGCGGGGTCATCCTCAGTGCCGATCAATTGCGTCTCGAAGCGGATGCAGTGGTCAACGCTGACAAGGGTTTGATCTCTGGCTGGAATGGCCTGACGGTCGTTGGGGGCAGCCTGGACAACAGCGCCGAAGGTACGTTGTCGAGCAAGAGCGGCACCTTGCAAACCACGCTCACCGGCGCGTTGGATAACCACGCAGCGGGTGCCTTGGTCAGCCAGGGCAAGCAAACCATCAGCGCGGCCAGCCTGAACAATGATCAAGGGATTATCTCAGGCCAGGCTGATGTCAGCCTTACCGTTGCCGGTCGCCTGGACAACAGCAACAACGGGTTGATTTCCGCCGGTCAGCACCTGGATTTCAACAATGCCCAGAGTGAAATCCTCAACCGTGGCGGCCAGATCAGCGCTGCCAACATCACCCTGATCGGCCGAAGCCTGGACAACAGCGCCGGTCAATTGATCAGCCAGGGCGCCCTGGAAGGCACCCTCAGTGGTGCGCTGATCAACGCCAACAACGCCCGCCTGGCCAGTGGCGCCGCCTTGCTGCTGAACGCTTCGAACCTGGATAACCGTGGCGGCCAACTGGTCAGCCAGGATCGACTCGACCTGACCCTCGCCAACGGCGATCTGGATAACCGCGACAAAGGCACCTTGGCCAGCCAAAAAGACCTGGTGATCAAGCTGCTGGCCGGTGACATCAACAACCAGCAAGACGGCCTGATCTTCAGCCAGAAGGGCAAGCTTGATCTTGCCGCTCGAGCGCTCAATAACCAGAAGGGCACGTTACAAAGCCAGACCGACAACCTGCTGCGTCTCAGTGGCGCCTTAAACAACCAGGGCGGCCGAGTCGACAGCCTCAGTGGCAACCTGGACCTGGAAACGGCCAGTGTGGTCAACACCGCTGGCGGCGTACTCAACAGCAGCAAGGGCTGGATCAAACTGGTCACGGGGTTGTTCAACAACGGCGGCGGTATCACCCAGGCGCAATCGCTGGACATCAATGCCAAGGGCGGGTTGCTCAACCAGCTGGGGCACCTGTCGGCCTTGGGTGGTGAAAACCGCATCGTCACTACGACTTTCGATAACCAAGGCGGCGGTGTGTATGCCGACACTTTGCTCAAGGTCACGGCCAAGGATTTCGATAACCAGGGCACGGCTGCCGACAACGGCGGCAAGGTCGGCGCACGCAGCATCGACTTCGGCCTGACGGGCACCTTGAGCAATGGCTATGGCCTGATCGAAAGCGACGACGCCCTGCGCTTTACTGCGCAAACCATCAGCAACGTCGGCGGTACCCTGCGGGCCATGGGCCGCACCGGCTCCACCAACGTCAGCACATTGGGGCTGTTCGATAACCGCTTCGGCGTGCTGGAAAGTGCCAACGAAAACCTGAACCTGCAAGCCGGTAGCCTGGACAACAACGGCGGGCGCATCGTGCACACCGGCACCGGTACGTTCGACCTGACCTCTGACCAGGTCACCCGTGCCGGTGGCAGCTTTATCACCAACGGCCAACTGGACATCAAGGCCGCAAAATGGACTAACAGCAGCGTGATTCAGGCCGGACGCCTGAACCTCGACATCGGCGAGTTCACTCAGACCGCCAGCGGCCAGTTGCTGGGCGCACAAAGCCTGACCGGCATCGGCGATACCTGGACCAACGACGGCCTGCTGGCCAGCGATGGCACCCTTAACCTGAAACTTACCGGTGGCTACAGCGGCAACGGTCGGGTCAGCAGCCTGGGCGACATGACCCTCACGGCAGCCAACATGGATCTGGGCGAGAACGCGCGTATTGCCGGCGGTGCGCTCACCAAGATCAATAGCACTAACCTCCTGAACAACCGTGGTCGCCTGACGTCGATAGGCGACCTGACCGTCAACGCCACCACGTTGAACAACTACGGCACCCTGGGCGGCGCTGAAAAGGTCCGCCTGAACGCCACTCACCTGCTCAACGACAAGGGCCTGATCTTCAGCGGCAACGACATGACGTTGCGCGTCAACGATTTCAGCAACCGCTATGGCGACGTCTACAGCCTGGGCGGTCTGGACATCGCCCGGGACGACGCAAGCGGGCGCAGCGCCCTGATCGAAAACGTCTCTGGCACCCTGGAAAGCACCGGCAATATGCGTTTGCTGGCTGACACCCTGAGCAACCGTCGCGACCAATTCAGCACCGAAATGAAACTGGTGTCGGGCAACTTCGATACCTACTACGACGATTTTTGTGATGGCAAGGGTTGTGAAGTTCACTTCCGCTCGGTTGAGCGTTATGAGGATGTCGTCACCGGCAGTTCTCCCACGGCGTTTATCTCATCGGGTGCAGACCTGACGGTTGCCGCTCAAACCGTCGACAACCTCTATAGCTCAATATCGGCGGCAGGCAACATCCTGATCAACACCGGTGTACTGAACAACACAGGCGCGGCAGGTGGTGAAGATCGCCATTTTGACTCGAGCTTCTATACCCGCAATGACAGTGTGTACAACACGTTTATCAGCCGCAGGGACCAGTTCAACCTTTACAACAACCCCAACTCGGCCGACTACCGTCCCGGTGAAATGACCATAGCCAAGCTGAGGGACGGGATCGGTAACTTCTACGAGGACTCCAGCTATGTAGTGCCGACTGCCGGCAGCGTGATTGCCCCTGCCGTTATTCAGGCAGCCGGTTCAGTCACCGTTAACGCTACGCAGGAAATCAACAACAGCGTCATCCGCCCCAACGCCACGGATATCAATACACCGGCGCAAAACCGCAACACCAACTCCGACGTGTTTGCCTCCACGGTCAAACCGGCAATCACCGCGCAACTTCCGTCGGACCTCGCCCAGCGCCAGGTCAACCCGGTGACCTTGCCCGGCTTCAGTTTGCCGACCAGCCAGAACGGTTTATTCCGCCTCAGCGGCCAGGCCGCGAAGGGCGGCGCAGCGGGTAAAGCGGCCACCGGTACCGGTGACTTCACCGTGAGTGGGCGTGTGATCACCGCCGCCGAGCGCGAGAAAACCCTCGACTACAGCGCCGTGCAAGAGCGTGGCTTCAGTCTCGATGGCCAGCCGGTCAGCGGTGCGGTGAATGGTCAGGGCCCGCTGGTCCTGGACAGCCGCGCACCCTCGGTCACCCGCGTGCAAGGGCTGCCGGAAATCGCCCCGGTGGATAACAGCCACAAATACCTGATCGAGACCAACCCGGCGCTCACCGACCTCAAGCAGTTCATGAGCTCCGACTACCTGTTGGGCAAACTGGGTTACAACCCCGATGACAGCTGGAAACGCCTGGGCGATGGCCTCTACGAGCAACGCCTGATCCGCGAAGCCGTGGTAGCGCGCACCGGCCAGCGTTACATCGACGGCATCGCCAGCGACGACGCACTGTTCCGCTACCTGATGGACAACGCCATCTCCTACAAGGACTCGCTGAACCTGCAACTCGGCGTGTCGCTGACCGCCGAACAAGTGGCGGCGCTGACCCACGACATCGTCTGGATGGAAGAAGCCGAGGTCAACGGCCAGAAAGTCCTGACGCCTGTTTTATACCTGGCCCAGGCCAACAACCGCCTGGCGCCCAACGGCGCTCTGATCCAGGGCCAGGACGTAAGCCTGATCACCGGCGGCGACCTGCACAACAGCGGTACCCTGCGCGCCACCAACAACCTGAGCATGGTTGCGGGCAACATCGACAACAGCGGCCTGATGCAAGCCGGCAACCGCCTGGAAATGCTCGCCACCGACTCGATCCGCAACAGCCGTGGCGGCATCGTCACCGGTCGCGACATCAGCGCCACCGCCCTGACCGGCGACATCATCAACGAGCGCACCGTCACCACCTTCAAGCGCGAAGGCGAGCAATTCCAATTGCGCGATGACGTGGTCAGCGATGCCTCGCGCTTCGAGGCCACCGACACCCTCAAGCTCAGCGCCGGGCGTGACGTGCTCAGCGTCGGCAGCCACCTCAAGGCCGGCGGCAACGCCAGCGTGACCGCCGGGCGCGACGTAGTGATCGCCAGCCAGACCGAAGAAGACAGCGCCGCCTACCAGCGCCGCCGGGTCACGAGCACCGAACAAACCCTCCTGCAACACGGCTCCAGCGTGGAGGTAGGCGGCAACCTGGCCATCGACGCCCGACGCGACATTGCCGTGGTCGCCAGCACCGTCAGCGCAGCGAAAGACCTGAGCGTCCGGGCCGGCGAAAACCTGACCCTGGCCGCCGCCGCCAACGAAGAACACGACTACTCCAAAGGTAAAAAAGGTAAAACCAAAACCACCACCCAACTGGACACCGTTACCCAACAAAGCGCCGAACTGAAAGCCGGTGGCGACCTGATTGCCATCGCCGGCACCGACCTGACGTTGGTCGCCAGCAAAATCAGCGCGGGCAACGAAGCCTATGTGCATGCCGATAACGAGCTGAACCTGCTGGCGGCACAAGACAGCAATTACTCGCTGTACGACATGAGCAAAAAGGGCGGTTGGGGCAGCAAGAAGACGCAGCGTGATGAAGTCACTGATGTGAAAAACATCGGCAGCGAAATCAAGACCGGTGGCGACCTGACGCTGGAGAGCGGTGGGGATCAGAAGTACCAGGCGGCGAAGCTCGAGAGTGGCGGCGATATCGCGATTGTCAGTGGTGGGGCGGTGACGTTTGAGGCGGTTAAGGATCTGCGTCAGGAGAGTCATGAGAAGAGTGACAACAACGCTTTCTGGGTGTCCTCCAAAGGTAAGGGAAACACCGACGAGACCCTACGCCAGACCCAGATGATTGCCGAAGGCAATGTCGTGATCAAAGCCGTTGACGGTCTGAAAATCGACGTCAGACAGGTTGACCAGCAAACGGTGAGTCAATCCATTGATGCGATGGTCAAGGCCGATCCTCAACTGGCCTGGATCAAGGACGCCGAGGCTCGGGGTGATGTTGATTGGAGGCAGGTCAAGGAAATCCATGACAGCTTCAAATACAGCAACTCGGGGCTTGGGCCGGCTTCGCAGATCATTATTGCGATTGTGATGGCGGCGGTGGTTGGGCCGTTGGCTGCTGCCGCAGCAGGTGGCGGCGTTGGTGGCGCGGTGGTGGGTGCTGTAGCGGCGAACGCATCGACCAATGCCACCGTGAGCGTGGTCAACAATCGGGGCAATCTTGGCGCGGTGTTCAAGGACGTGACTTCTTCCGATGCGATGAAGGGGTACGTGATCTCTGGTGCTACAGCAGGCCTGACGGAGGCCTATTTTGGTGATTGGACTGGAACTCAAACAAACACACTCACCGGGAAAGTTACGACGCCGGGTCTACTGAACACTTGGAGCGGTGTCGGTCAATTCGCCGCCAACCAGACGTTGCAAAGCGGCACATCCATGCTGCTGAGCAAGGCGTTGGGGCAGGGTGGTAGCGCCAGCGATGCACTGAAAAGCGCCCTGTTCAATACCTTGGCGGCAGCAAGCTTTAATCTCGTAGGGAATTTCACTCAGGGGGAATTGACCGATGGCTACCCTCCGAAAATCATTGTTCATGCGATGGTGGGTGGATTGTTGGCAGAAGCGACTGGAGGGGACTTCAAAACTGGCGCCTTGGCGGCCGGTGTCAATGAAGCGGTCGTCGTTGAGCTGAACAAGCTGGTTAAGGGTAATGAAAACCTGCTGACCATGAGTTCGCAGATTGTCGGTGTGTTGGCGGCGGCGGGGCAGACGGATGCTGATGCGGCGAAGCTGGAGAAGGGGGCTTGGGTTGCGAAGAATGCTACGCAGTACAACTACCTTAACCACGACCAACTCAAGCAAGCCGCGAAGGAACTGCGGACCTGTAAAGATGCGTCGTGCCGTGAGGCGCTCTTATCTCGCTATAAGGAACTGAGTTTTGCCCAGGACCTGGAAGCAGCAGCGGCTTGCTCAGCCAGCATAGCGAGCTGCGCGGCTTACTCCCGAGAAGTGGCCAATACCATGGCCAATTTGGATGATGTATACCAAACACTTGGCGACGGCCCCACTCAGGAGTTGGAAAGTCTGCGGCAATCGAACCTGGGCTTCCAGGAAATGCTTGCGACGTTTAGTGCCGGACATACCTCTAGCGCAATCGCTGAAGCGGTGCAGCAAAAATGGGGATTGTCGGACGAGCAAACCAAGGTCGTTGCGGATAACCTGGTTCTGGTTGCTGCGGGTGGTGTGGCTGCAATTGCTGCTAAAAAGGCTCTTGCTAAGGCGTTTGGTGGTGCAAAAGGACCGGGCGCTGTTCCGAATCTTACTGAACGTGGTACGTTAACTAATGTTTTCCCAAATGACCCTGCTATTGCGCAGCGACCAATAAGGACTCTTGTTCAAGACTCATCTGGTCGTTACTGGTTGCAAACTCCAGGTGGCAGCAAGATAACGCCATCAGGATCATATGATTTTGTAACAATGCCTGATGGAGCAGTTCGAGTCAGTAGACCAAATGTTAATGAGGCTTTTTCGACTCACCTTGGACTTAGCGGTGGAGGGGATGTCAAATATGCAGGTTCTATACGCTTTGGGAATAATGATGGTCCAAATCGAGGAACAATAAGTCAGTGGACTAATAGTTCTGGGCATTACAAGCCGCCAGCATCGTTGAGTAGTAACTCCGGGCTGCCAGAAAATTTATTTAGCCCGAAGTAG
- a CDS encoding colicin, whose amino-acid sequence MKAFPDWLVLCVWRALIGEIYFAIRAIAVSLSDDGTLLIRYYLDRPPTDFDWESLEVVATNISASIGQEKISHVDLDCKFVLGSIGRLECLDGFIYCRREYDL is encoded by the coding sequence ATGAAAGCTTTCCCAGATTGGTTAGTCTTATGTGTTTGGCGTGCTCTGATTGGTGAGATATATTTTGCAATAAGGGCGATTGCTGTTTCACTGTCAGATGATGGAACATTACTTATTCGTTACTATCTTGACAGACCGCCTACAGACTTTGATTGGGAAAGCTTAGAGGTTGTTGCTACAAATATTTCAGCCTCAATTGGTCAAGAAAAAATTTCTCACGTAGATTTAGATTGTAAGTTTGTACTTGGTTCAATAGGGCGTCTTGAGTGTCTCGATGGCTTCATCTACTGTCGCCGAGAATATGATTTGTAG